Proteins encoded together in one Camelina sativa cultivar DH55 chromosome 9, Cs, whole genome shotgun sequence window:
- the LOC104712511 gene encoding MATH domain and coiled-coil domain-containing protein At3g58210-like, with protein sequence MGTLVDNKFTWVIPNFSSLQSKAVYSDQFVMGGCTWHLLVHPEGFNKSCHLSLFLEVADNKSLPPGWRIRARYLLSVVNQHSEKSSKRNEASKWFDQKIPGWGLSEMLPLPNLHAKDGGFLVNDELNIVAEVDVLEVIGILDVSLEFKESTQLLKKVKVDYDSLKSNDLLLNETPPVSELMDINGFQLLPSQVDFVKRIFEKHPDIAKEFRPKNPHLRKACMTFLLSLIETLCQPPQRLSNEDLVEADNALTYVKVSGFKVDWLEKKLKDVKEKKVEEQNGEIRIQELEGDLKEFKQKCLDIEALLEKEKAKVMAARVSLTLDDVI encoded by the exons ATGGGGACTCTAGTCGATAACAAGTTCACATGGGTGATACCAAACTTCTCCTCTCTGCAATCTAAGGCCGTTTATTCTGATCAATTCGTTATGGGTGGCTGCACATG GCATCTTCTTGTCCATCCTGAGGGATTCAATAAGTCTTGTCATTTATCTCTGTTTTTGGAAGTGGCTGATAATAAATCACTGCCACCTGGATGGAGAATACGTGCACGTTATCTCCTAAGTGTTGTTAATCAACATTCTGAGAAAAGCTCCAAACGAAACG AAGCAAGCAAGTGGTTTGATCAAAAGATTCCAGGATGGGGTTTGTCAGAAATGCTTCCCCTTCCCAATCTTCATGCCAAAGATGGCGGGTTCCTTGTGAACGATGAACTCAATATTGTTGCTGAAGTAGATGTTCTTGAAGTTATTGGGATACTAGATGTATCTCTTGAATTTAAAGAGTCAACACAACTTCTGAAAAAGGTTAAGGTAGATTATGATAGTCTGAAGTCTAATGACTTACTGCTCAACGAGACTCCACCAGTTAGTGAACTCATGGACATCAATGGTTTCCAACTTCTTCCTTCACAG GTGGATTTTGTGAAGCGTATATTTGAAAAACATCCGGACATTGCAAAAGAGTTCCGACCAAAGAACCCACATCTGAGGAAAGCATGCATGACTTTCTTGCTCAGCCTAATCGAGACATTGTGCCAACCACCACAGAGGCTATCCAATGAAGATTTGGTGGAAGCAGACAATGCACTAACATACGTGAAAGTTTCGGGGTTTAAGGTGGATTGGTTGGAGAAAAAGCTAAAGGATGTAAAGGAAAAGAAGGTGGAAGAGCAAAATGGTGAGATTCGGATTCAAGAATTAGAGGGGGATTTGAAGGAGTTTAAGCAGAAGTGCTTAGACATAGAAGCTTTGCTGGAGAAAGAAAAGGCAAAGGTGATGGCTGCTAGAGTTTCTCTAACATTGGATGATGTTATCTAA